A portion of the Zootoca vivipara chromosome 6, rZooViv1.1, whole genome shotgun sequence genome contains these proteins:
- the TMEM35B gene encoding transmembrane protein 35B — translation MALLFSAIRVLLGLFFSVSGVVKLTDRISDEVYEQLKSQFVQFADAFPLKEFGYKPEPIWYLETVGWIELAAGLLLAFGPQLLQEISNFVLTIVMIGAIYSLLVLKEPIAMCAPATISLGLLLLLNIRGRGRPTKSKFE, via the exons ATGGCGCTGCTCTTTTCCGCCATCCGCGTGCTTCTGGGCCTTTTCTTTTCCGTCAGCGGGGTCGTCAAGCTGACTGATCGGATTTCAGACGAAGTTTACGAGCAGCTG AAATCACAATTTGTGCAGTTTGCCGATGCTTTTCCTCTGAAGGAGTTTGGCTACAAGCCAGAGCCGATCTGGTACCTGGAAACGGTGGGCTGGATAGAACTGGCGGCTGGTTTGCTCCTGGCCTTTGGGCCTCAGCTGCTGCAGGAAATCAGCAATTTTGTGCTCACGATTGTCATGATAG GTGCCATCTACAGCCTCTTGGTTTTGAAGGAGCCCATTGCCATGTGTGCCCCGGCCACTATCTCCCTGGGTCTTCTGCTTCTCCTCAATATCCGGGGAAGAGGGAGACCCACCAAGTCAAAGTTTGAGTGA